The proteins below come from a single Microcoleus sp. FACHB-68 genomic window:
- a CDS encoding D-Ala-D-Ala carboxypeptidase family metallohydrolase translates to MAQLSPDQRNYLYLQEAARAGIHKPILAALYAAHNQPTLADDETGLGVSPANRIALEQVRTLGEQIYYAANTIRSLSESLVTQGWAASDLWHAEKGRYTDRFIQTLAAGYAAPATDSTAARLEACDKQKLLQAYLEDFKIDCETEDFPENQAYLDQALLTLVSELSRYYNGLPAQRDALLETARIWSRLDTREAVIAKLPEVIASLNLPNPTDTYAENSDESYLDRPLLQFVEQLSPNYTGYPHQREALLRLVQVWRQLDSREEAIVSLKKNTSPEPFLKILDPALIAFAGRIPQYYRGQAHQRNAVTEAVRIWRQLDSRTAALVSLGIKAENLEAGKSDPAVLVKAAAQLDRELLAFARRLPIEYKEADHQREALIVLVQRWRQTSTKTGAITSLFDDLKQMNLARRGSLEAAPTPLVIVPKPPERWTPKNIQMYAPIIPDGYFTWAEATHGGTRMPPDQATVDAMIRIAKLAQRARDRIGRPLRITSWYRPAEINRRVGGVSNSRHIVGDAIDFYCEGLTGNQLYWFLDPWWPGGLGRYSRFPYLSHIDARNYRSRWLN, encoded by the coding sequence ATGGCTCAACTTTCACCAGATCAGCGCAATTATCTGTATCTCCAAGAAGCTGCAAGGGCCGGCATCCACAAGCCGATCTTGGCAGCACTTTACGCAGCGCACAACCAACCCACCCTGGCGGATGACGAAACCGGCTTAGGTGTCTCGCCGGCTAATCGGATTGCGCTGGAACAAGTCAGAACCCTAGGTGAACAAATTTACTATGCCGCCAATACGATCCGCAGTCTGAGTGAAAGTTTAGTTACCCAGGGGTGGGCAGCCTCAGACTTGTGGCACGCTGAAAAAGGTCGCTACACAGATCGCTTTATTCAAACCCTTGCCGCCGGCTACGCAGCCCCCGCCACCGATTCTACCGCTGCGCGGTTAGAAGCCTGTGACAAACAAAAATTGTTGCAAGCTTATCTGGAAGATTTCAAAATAGATTGTGAGACTGAAGACTTCCCGGAAAATCAAGCTTATTTAGATCAAGCGCTGCTGACGTTGGTGAGTGAACTTTCCCGATATTACAACGGCTTGCCGGCTCAGCGCGATGCTTTGCTGGAAACAGCCCGGATCTGGAGCCGGTTGGACACGCGCGAAGCCGTTATTGCCAAGCTTCCTGAAGTGATTGCCTCTCTTAATCTCCCAAACCCGACTGATACCTACGCTGAAAACTCCGATGAGTCCTATTTAGACCGGCCATTGCTACAATTTGTCGAACAACTCTCTCCCAATTACACCGGCTACCCCCATCAGCGAGAAGCACTGCTGCGACTGGTTCAAGTGTGGCGTCAACTCGATTCCCGCGAAGAAGCCATTGTTTCCCTGAAAAAAAATACCTCCCCCGAACCTTTCCTCAAAATCCTCGATCCCGCCTTAATTGCCTTTGCCGGGCGTATTCCCCAGTATTATCGAGGTCAAGCCCATCAACGCAACGCCGTTACCGAAGCCGTCCGTATTTGGCGACAACTCGATTCGCGCACCGCAGCACTGGTGAGTTTGGGAATTAAGGCGGAAAATTTAGAAGCCGGTAAAAGTGATCCGGCAGTTTTGGTGAAAGCCGCCGCCCAACTGGATCGAGAATTGCTGGCATTTGCCCGCCGGCTGCCGATTGAGTATAAGGAAGCCGATCACCAGCGAGAAGCCTTGATTGTCCTCGTTCAACGCTGGCGGCAGACGAGTACCAAAACTGGAGCGATTACATCATTATTTGATGACTTAAAACAAATGAATTTGGCACGTCGCGGCAGCCTGGAAGCCGCACCCACGCCCTTAGTCATTGTGCCTAAGCCTCCTGAACGGTGGACGCCCAAAAACATTCAAATGTATGCCCCGATTATCCCAGATGGTTACTTTACCTGGGCAGAAGCCACCCACGGCGGCACGCGAATGCCTCCCGACCAAGCTACAGTAGATGCCATGATCCGCATCGCCAAACTCGCTCAGCGGGCGCGGGATCGCATTGGCCGGCCTTTGCGGATTACCAGCTGGTATCGTCCTGCGGAAATTAATCGCCGTGTGGGTGGGGTTTCTAACAGCCGGCATATCGTTGGCGATGCCATTGATTTTTATTGCGAAGGTCTCACCGGCAATCAACTTTACTGGTTTCTAGACCCTTGGTGGCCGGGAGGGTTAGGCCGGTATTCCCGTTTCCCCTACCTTAGTCATATTGACGCTCGTAACTACCGCTCACGGTGGCTGAATTAG
- a CDS encoding HAD family hydrolase, translating to MPFVTLSQAVAAGLFKNIRFVATDMDGTLTWRGKFTPKLLQALENLAAAGIPVLIVTGRSAGWVSGLSSLMPVAGAIAENGGLFYRAGCDVPVALTLIPDLAEHRHRLAQVFNSLKLRFPRIQESVDNRFRITDWTFDVAGLTPADLQQIAGLCRQMGWGFTYSSVQCHIKPLEQDKAAAVLQVLQNDFPQYLPAQVVTVGDSPNDASLFDCATFPHSVGVANVLEYVSQLTYLPAYITAGVEAEGFCELAHFLLSN from the coding sequence ATGCCTTTTGTCACTTTATCTCAGGCTGTAGCTGCTGGTTTGTTTAAAAATATTCGTTTTGTTGCAACTGATATGGATGGCACGCTGACTTGGCGGGGTAAGTTTACCCCAAAGTTGCTACAAGCGTTAGAGAATTTAGCGGCTGCCGGCATTCCTGTATTAATTGTTACGGGACGTTCTGCGGGTTGGGTGAGTGGGTTGAGTAGCTTGATGCCGGTTGCCGGTGCGATTGCGGAAAATGGTGGGTTATTTTATCGCGCCGGCTGTGATGTGCCGGTGGCTTTAACCCTGATTCCCGATCTTGCCGAACACCGGCACAGGTTGGCTCAGGTGTTTAACTCACTTAAGCTTAGGTTTCCCAGAATTCAGGAGTCAGTTGACAATCGCTTCCGGATTACCGATTGGACGTTTGATGTGGCAGGATTAACGCCGGCAGATTTACAGCAGATTGCGGGGTTATGCCGGCAGATGGGTTGGGGTTTTACCTATAGTTCTGTGCAGTGCCACATTAAGCCCCTGGAACAAGATAAGGCGGCGGCTGTGCTGCAAGTGTTGCAAAATGACTTTCCCCAATATCTGCCGGCGCAAGTGGTGACGGTGGGCGACAGTCCGAATGATGCGAGTTTATTCGATTGCGCGACGTTTCCCCATTCTGTGGGTGTAGCGAATGTATTGGAGTATGTCTCGCAGCTCACCTATCTGCCGGCTTATATTACTGCCGGCGTAGAAGCCGAGGGTTTTTGTGAGTTAGCGCATTTTTTGTTAAGCAATTAA